The Armatimonadota bacterium genome includes a window with the following:
- the thrC gene encoding threonine synthase, which translates to MARHLRCRLCGTTYPLEPRYVCEECLGPLDAVSVVEGGPAGSGSGEAEALRRTISAGPPTLWRYAPFLPVDPDPASDLGAGWTPLLPAPRLGAALGLRRLYLKNDAANPTWSFKDRVVAVGIAAARQFGFTVAACASTGNLANAVAACAARAGLRAVVFVPRGLEAEKLVLSAVYGATIVEVDGTYDDVNRLCTQVADEYRWAFLNVNLRPYYADGAKTLGYEVAEQLGWRLPDHVVVPMASGNLLVKIARAFAELAEVGLAAARPVQVHGAQPAGCAPIAAAFAAGAAQVAPVRPQTAVRSLAIGSPADGLFALRAIRDSGGRAVAVTDEEAADAVALLARTEGLFTESAGGVTVAALRRLAQAGAVDPEATVVVYLTGMGLKTRENLVPLPGPVAIRPTLAAFEAAVLPRLEGVAAAAAGAGAAAAGGEG; encoded by the coding sequence ATGGCCCGGCACCTGCGCTGTCGCCTCTGTGGCACGACCTACCCGCTCGAGCCCCGCTACGTCTGTGAGGAGTGCCTCGGACCGCTCGACGCCGTGAGCGTGGTCGAGGGCGGGCCCGCCGGGAGCGGGAGCGGGGAGGCGGAGGCCCTCCGCCGCACCATCAGCGCGGGACCGCCCACCCTGTGGCGCTACGCGCCGTTCCTGCCGGTCGACCCCGACCCCGCGAGCGACCTGGGCGCCGGCTGGACGCCGCTGCTGCCCGCCCCGCGCCTGGGCGCCGCGCTGGGGCTGCGGCGCCTCTACCTGAAGAACGACGCCGCGAACCCCACCTGGTCGTTCAAGGACCGCGTCGTCGCCGTGGGGATCGCGGCGGCGCGCCAGTTCGGCTTCACCGTGGCGGCGTGCGCCTCCACCGGCAACCTGGCCAACGCCGTGGCCGCCTGCGCCGCCCGGGCCGGCCTGCGGGCCGTCGTCTTCGTGCCGCGCGGGCTCGAGGCGGAGAAGCTCGTCCTCTCGGCGGTGTACGGCGCGACGATCGTCGAGGTCGACGGCACCTACGACGACGTCAACCGCCTCTGCACCCAGGTGGCCGACGAGTACCGCTGGGCCTTCCTCAACGTGAACCTCCGCCCCTACTACGCCGACGGGGCCAAGACCCTGGGCTACGAAGTGGCGGAGCAGCTCGGCTGGCGGCTGCCCGACCACGTGGTCGTGCCCATGGCCTCGGGCAACCTGCTGGTGAAGATCGCGCGCGCCTTCGCGGAGCTGGCCGAGGTCGGCCTGGCGGCGGCGCGACCGGTGCAGGTCCACGGCGCCCAGCCTGCGGGCTGCGCGCCCATTGCCGCGGCCTTCGCCGCCGGGGCGGCGCAGGTGGCGCCGGTGCGGCCGCAGACCGCGGTGCGCTCGCTCGCCATCGGGAGCCCGGCCGACGGCCTCTTCGCCCTCCGGGCGATCCGCGACAGCGGCGGCCGGGCAGTGGCGGTGACGGATGAGGAGGCCGCCGACGCCGTCGCCCTGCTGGCGCGCACCGAGGGGCTCTTCACCGAGAGCGCCGGCGGCGTCACCGTGGCGGCGCTGCGGCGCCTGGCGCAGGCGGGCGCCGTCGACCCCGAGGCGACGGTGGTGGTCTACCTCACGGGGATGGGGCTGAAGACGCGGGAGAACCTGGTCCCGCTCCCCGGGCCCGTCGCCATCCGGCCCACGCTGGCGGCGTTCGAGGCGGCGGTGTTGCCGCGCCTGGAGGGCGTGGCTGCGGCCGCTGCGGGTGCCGGCGCCGCTGCGGCAGGAGGTGAGGGCTGA
- the ilvD gene encoding dihydroxy-acid dehydratase produces the protein MSPPAVPRPHSRRLLDGPERAPARAYFRAVGYSDDDLRRPLIGVAHAWIELMPCNIHLRDLAAHVKAGIRAAGGTPVEFNTIAVSDGIAMGTPGMRSSLVSREVIADSIELVARGHLLDGLVAITGCDKTIPGAVMALVRLDLPGLMLYGGSIQPGRYQGRDVTIQDVFEAVGAYQAGRLSLEELYALEAIACPGPGACGGQFTANTMAMAFGMLGIAPMAASDLPATHPEKAAAAAEVGRLAVELVRREVGARRFVTREALENAIAAVAASGGSTNAVLHLLAVAHEAGVPLDLEDFDRISARTPLLADLKPGGRFVATDLHRAGGTRLLARRLLDAGLLHGDAPTVTGRTIAEEAALAEEAPGQEVVRPLHAPLRPHGGLAILRGSLAPEGCVVKLAGHERLVHTGPVRVFDREEEAFAAVRERRIHPGDVVVIRYEGPVGGPGMREMLAVTGALVGAGLGESVALITDGRFSGATHGLMVGHVAPEAAVGGPLAALRDGDEITIDVPARRLDVALPPEELAARLRAWPGPPAASRDGAGVLAKYARLVSSASKGAVTTA, from the coding sequence ATGAGCCCCCCGGCGGTCCCCCGTCCCCACAGCCGGCGGCTCCTCGACGGCCCCGAGCGCGCGCCCGCCCGAGCCTACTTCCGCGCCGTGGGCTACAGCGACGACGACCTCCGGCGGCCGCTCATCGGCGTGGCCCACGCCTGGATCGAGCTGATGCCCTGCAACATCCACCTGCGCGACCTGGCCGCCCACGTCAAGGCCGGCATCCGCGCCGCCGGCGGCACGCCGGTGGAGTTCAACACCATCGCCGTCTCCGACGGCATCGCCATGGGCACCCCGGGCATGCGCAGTTCGCTGGTCAGCCGCGAGGTGATCGCCGACTCGATCGAACTCGTGGCCCGCGGGCACCTCCTCGACGGCCTGGTCGCCATCACGGGGTGCGACAAGACCATTCCCGGGGCGGTGATGGCCCTGGTGCGTCTCGACCTGCCCGGCCTGATGTTGTACGGCGGCTCCATCCAGCCCGGCCGCTACCAGGGGCGGGATGTGACGATCCAGGACGTCTTCGAGGCCGTGGGCGCCTACCAGGCCGGGCGCCTCTCGCTGGAGGAGCTGTACGCGCTCGAAGCGATCGCCTGTCCCGGGCCGGGGGCGTGTGGCGGGCAGTTCACCGCCAATACCATGGCCATGGCCTTCGGGATGCTGGGGATCGCCCCCATGGCGGCCTCCGACCTGCCGGCCACCCATCCGGAGAAGGCCGCGGCGGCGGCAGAGGTCGGCCGGCTGGCGGTGGAGCTGGTCCGGCGGGAGGTGGGCGCACGGCGCTTCGTCACGCGCGAAGCCCTCGAGAACGCCATCGCCGCCGTGGCCGCGAGCGGCGGGTCGACCAACGCCGTCCTCCACCTGCTGGCTGTGGCCCACGAGGCCGGGGTCCCGCTCGACCTGGAGGACTTCGACCGCATCAGCGCGCGCACACCCCTGCTGGCCGACCTGAAGCCGGGCGGGCGGTTCGTCGCCACCGACCTCCACCGCGCCGGCGGCACCCGCCTGCTGGCGCGCCGGCTCCTCGACGCGGGGCTCCTCCACGGCGACGCGCCCACGGTCACCGGCCGGACGATCGCCGAGGAGGCGGCGCTCGCCGAGGAGGCCCCCGGGCAGGAGGTCGTGCGCCCCCTGCACGCCCCGCTCCGCCCACACGGAGGGTTGGCCATCCTACGTGGCAGCCTGGCCCCGGAGGGGTGCGTGGTGAAGCTGGCCGGTCACGAGCGCCTCGTCCACACCGGCCCAGTCCGCGTCTTCGATCGCGAGGAGGAGGCGTTCGCGGCGGTCCGCGAGCGGCGGATCCACCCGGGCGACGTCGTGGTGATCCGCTACGAGGGGCCGGTGGGCGGACCAGGGATGCGGGAGATGCTCGCCGTCACCGGGGCCCTCGTCGGAGCGGGATTGGGCGAGTCCGTGGCGCTCATCACGGACGGGCGTTTCTCCGGCGCCACCCATGGGTTGATGGTGGGGCACGTGGCCCCTGAGGCCGCCGTGGGCGGCCCCCTGGCCGCGCTGCGCGACGGTGACGAGATCACCATCGACGTCCCGGCCCGGCGTCTGGACGTGGCCCTGCCGCCCGAGGAGCTGGCTGCCCGCCTGCGCGCCTGGCCCGGCCCGCCTGCAGCCTCCCGGGATGGGGCAGGGGTGCTGGCCAAGTACGCCCGGCTCGTCTCCTCGGCGTCGAAGGGTGCGGTGACCACGGCCTGA
- the leuB gene encoding 3-isopropylmalate dehydrogenase produces the protein MPTGAGGTGARPDGWTIAVLPGDGIGPEVTAEAVRVLLAAAERAGVRVHLREGRIGGAALDATGDPLPAETLRLCREADAVLLGAVGGPRWDGRSQEHRPERGLLRLRQALGVYANLRPVRLPPSLVDVSPLRPERVGGTDLVIVRELAGGAYFGEPRWYRDEEAVDTIRYRAEEVRRVARVAFALARGRRREVVSVDKANVLATSVLWRTVVEAEARAHPDVAVRHLLVDACALELVRAPRRFDVVLTENLFGDILSDGAAGLVGSLGLLPSASVGETHPWLYEPVHGSAPDLAGRGVANPLGAILSVAMMLRTSLGHPELATAVEQAVDEVLQAGIRTPDLGGTATTAAVGEAVASALQEGQPLVGGRPA, from the coding sequence ATGCCGACCGGCGCCGGCGGCACGGGCGCGCGCCCGGACGGCTGGACGATCGCCGTCCTGCCCGGCGACGGCATCGGGCCGGAGGTCACGGCCGAGGCGGTGCGCGTCCTGCTGGCGGCGGCCGAGCGCGCCGGCGTGCGCGTGCACCTGCGCGAGGGGCGCATCGGCGGGGCGGCCCTCGACGCCACGGGCGACCCGCTGCCGGCCGAGACGCTGCGGCTGTGCCGGGAGGCCGACGCGGTCCTGCTCGGCGCCGTCGGCGGTCCGCGCTGGGACGGCCGGTCCCAGGAGCACCGGCCCGAGCGCGGCCTCCTGCGGCTGCGCCAGGCCCTCGGCGTCTACGCCAACCTGCGGCCCGTGCGCCTGCCGCCGTCACTGGTGGACGTCTCGCCGCTGCGTCCCGAGCGCGTGGGCGGCACCGACCTGGTGATCGTCCGCGAGCTCGCCGGCGGCGCCTACTTCGGCGAGCCCCGCTGGTACCGCGACGAGGAAGCGGTGGACACGATACGCTACCGGGCGGAGGAAGTCCGCCGCGTGGCCCGCGTCGCCTTCGCCCTCGCCCGGGGGCGGCGGCGGGAGGTGGTCTCGGTGGACAAGGCGAATGTCCTGGCGACCTCGGTGTTGTGGCGGACCGTGGTGGAGGCGGAGGCCCGCGCCCATCCGGACGTGGCGGTGCGTCACCTGCTGGTGGACGCCTGCGCCCTGGAGCTCGTGCGGGCCCCGCGCCGGTTCGACGTGGTCCTGACGGAGAACCTCTTCGGCGACATCCTGAGCGACGGGGCCGCCGGGCTGGTGGGCTCGCTCGGCCTGCTGCCGTCGGCCAGTGTCGGAGAGACGCATCCGTGGCTGTACGAGCCCGTGCACGGCTCCGCGCCTGACCTGGCGGGGCGGGGCGTGGCCAATCCGCTCGGGGCCATCCTCAGCGTGGCGATGATGCTGCGAACTTCGCTCGGTCATCCGGAGCTGGCGACGGCGGTGGAGCAGGCGGTCGACGAGGTCCTGCAGGCCGGCATCCGCACCCCGGACCTCGGCGGGACGGCCACGACGGCCGCGGTGGGCGAGGCCGTCGCGTCCGCCCTCCAGGAAGGTCAACCGCTCGTCGGGGGCAGGCCCGCATGA